From a region of the Paenibacillus lutimineralis genome:
- a CDS encoding SGNH/GDSL hydrolase family protein, which yields MIYTALGDSITYGENASSLAKAYPRLAVSAMNSDSCKVRGFVLAHPGWNSHDLLDAVIWRGGPIIQSASVVSVWIGGVDLANAALSSLKSNKPLAVKQFVTSYRRNLGAIFTYIRKGCRARVICCTQYNPFPNSPLAVESISGLNQIITELAQHFNVTVAPAHKWFEGRQAELIYGYQNGKIEDALSGQLPIHPNDRGHRVIASRLAPYLFPQSQTYGRISARKRTTKR from the coding sequence ATGATCTATACAGCTCTTGGAGATTCCATCACCTATGGGGAGAATGCCTCTTCACTGGCTAAGGCTTATCCCAGATTGGCCGTATCTGCAATGAATTCAGATTCATGCAAGGTTCGCGGGTTCGTTCTTGCCCATCCTGGCTGGAACAGCCATGATCTATTGGACGCTGTGATATGGCGGGGAGGCCCTATCATCCAATCTGCCTCTGTCGTATCTGTATGGATTGGAGGCGTAGACTTGGCCAATGCGGCACTGTCTTCGCTCAAAAGCAACAAACCACTAGCCGTAAAACAATTTGTTACCAGCTATAGACGTAATTTAGGCGCCATTTTTACTTATATCAGAAAAGGATGCCGCGCTCGGGTCATTTGCTGCACGCAGTACAATCCATTTCCGAACAGCCCTCTTGCAGTCGAATCGATCAGTGGGCTCAACCAAATCATAACCGAACTGGCCCAGCACTTTAATGTCACTGTAGCCCCCGCCCATAAGTGGTTTGAAGGAAGACAGGCAGAACTTATCTACGGATATCAAAATGGAAAAATAGAAGACGCGTTAAGCGGACAGCTGCCTATCCATCCCAATGATCGGGGACATCGAGTTATTGCATCGCGACTCGCCCCGTACCTTTTCCCACAAAGTCAAACTTACGGCCGTATCTCTGCCCGAAAAAGAACCACTAAACGCTAA
- a CDS encoding VOC family protein, translating into MGRLVHFEIHVDDMERAKKFYGEVFEWTFEDWSDYAGMPYFGAVTGDENELGINGALMKRHGASPQPGQPMNGYACTIGVEDYDSTEAKILNLGGKLALPKYALPGMAWQGYYIDTEGNTFGIHQPDKNAK; encoded by the coding sequence ATGGGTAGATTAGTTCACTTCGAGATTCATGTCGATGATATGGAACGCGCTAAAAAATTTTATGGAGAGGTATTTGAATGGACGTTTGAGGATTGGAGCGACTATGCTGGAATGCCCTATTTCGGAGCTGTGACAGGCGATGAAAATGAATTAGGAATCAACGGCGCTTTGATGAAACGTCACGGTGCTTCCCCACAACCCGGTCAGCCTATGAACGGCTATGCATGTACTATAGGAGTGGAAGATTACGACTCAACCGAGGCAAAAATTCTTAATCTTGGAGGCAAGCTCGCATTGCCCAAGTACGCGTTACCCGGAATGGCTTGGCAAGGGTATTACATCGATACAGAAGGAAATACATTCGGTATTCATCAGCCCGACAAGAACGCGAAATAA
- a CDS encoding LTA synthase family protein: MLFRSTDWIFLAEAVVTLTLGIITFRSLDRTKPKLSAANVIAKSSMFVIVAALGTGLIGFHTFDTYRSIEGLFQSYTVNANDYNIYKQWFREHNAAIGADTPYRGIAKGKNVLIVQIEALQSFVINKSIDGQIITPNLNELAKESLYFDHFYHQNAQGRTSDAEFTVKASLQPLAAGSVYIRFPKNDYEALPSILKRNGYDTAAFHAFRAGFWNRNVMYRNIGYNRFYSASDFVYDEKKERIGWGLNDIGF, from the coding sequence GTGCTGTTTCGAAGTACGGATTGGATCTTTCTGGCCGAGGCCGTAGTCACTTTGACGCTCGGTATAATCACTTTCCGCAGTTTGGATCGCACTAAGCCCAAGCTGTCCGCCGCGAACGTGATCGCCAAGAGCTCCATGTTCGTTATTGTTGCGGCGCTTGGGACTGGGCTGATCGGATTTCACACATTCGATACGTACCGTTCGATTGAGGGCTTGTTTCAGAGTTACACCGTGAACGCCAACGATTACAACATATACAAGCAGTGGTTCCGGGAGCACAATGCCGCTATCGGAGCTGATACGCCTTACCGCGGCATAGCTAAAGGGAAGAACGTCCTTATTGTACAGATCGAAGCGTTGCAGAGCTTCGTCATTAACAAAAGTATAGACGGGCAGATCATTACGCCGAACTTGAACGAGCTGGCCAAAGAGAGTCTTTATTTCGATCACTTTTATCATCAGAACGCGCAAGGCCGGACATCCGATGCCGAGTTTACCGTGAAAGCATCGCTGCAGCCGCTAGCTGCCGGTTCGGTCTATATCCGGTTTCCGAAGAATGATTACGAAGCGCTGCCTTCGATCCTGAAACGGAACGGTTACGATACCGCTGCATTCCATGCGTTCCGCGCCGGCTTCTGGAACCGGAATGTGATGTACCGGAATATCGGGTACAACCGTTTTTACAGCGCGAGCGATTTCGTATATGACGAAAAGAAAGAGAGGATCGGCTGGGGTCTTAACGATATCGGATTTTGA
- a CDS encoding sulfatase-like hydrolase/transferase, with protein MKQTVGFLDSSVNQPFFGFAVTLTSHHPFYLPEQHKTMTMPSYSDPLFKDYIHAIHYMDQAIGELVKDLKANGLWDNTVMVIYGDHDSSLVKNDSELPEFAVGNYDSLEFEQLKKSVPLIIHLPGGQILDAIDSSGLTINA; from the coding sequence TTGAAGCAGACCGTAGGGTTTTTGGATTCGTCGGTAAACCAACCGTTTTTTGGATTTGCTGTCACGTTGACCAGCCACCATCCGTTCTATTTACCCGAGCAGCACAAAACAATGACAATGCCTTCTTACAGCGATCCTCTATTTAAGGATTATATCCACGCGATTCATTATATGGACCAAGCGATCGGGGAATTGGTGAAAGACCTGAAGGCTAACGGTTTGTGGGACAATACGGTGATGGTGATCTACGGCGACCACGACAGCAGCTTGGTGAAGAATGATAGCGAGCTTCCGGAATTCGCGGTGGGCAATTACGATTCGCTTGAATTCGAGCAGTTGAAAAAAAGTGTGCCATTGATCATTCATCTGCCCGGCGGGCAGATACTCGACGCTATCGATAGTTCCGGGTTAACTATTAATGCTTAG
- a CDS encoding cysteine hydrolase: MRYHCSLCGNWRVDHTIIDEWNAVIPPPAPELKSIYVDPKSTALLILDMENSICNKHRCIASIPRIKSLLNKARQAGMLVVYSLTHTGNVSDINQQLSPYTTDPIVKSNVDKFYGTDLEDILRKHHIQNVIVTGFAANGAVLHTAVAAAFRGYNVAVPVDGMSAANLYPEQYTAWHLLNSPGSRDRAVLTRTDLISIPSEPPSHVK, from the coding sequence ATGAGGTATCATTGTTCCTTATGCGGCAATTGGAGAGTTGACCATACCATCATCGACGAATGGAATGCCGTAATCCCCCCACCTGCACCGGAGTTAAAATCCATCTACGTTGATCCCAAAAGTACTGCACTCCTTATCTTAGATATGGAGAATTCGATATGTAACAAGCATCGCTGTATCGCGTCCATTCCTAGAATCAAGAGCTTATTGAATAAGGCACGTCAGGCAGGAATGTTAGTTGTCTATAGTCTTACCCATACAGGGAATGTTTCTGACATTAATCAGCAATTAAGTCCTTACACTACAGATCCCATCGTAAAATCGAACGTAGATAAATTCTACGGGACTGACTTAGAAGATATTTTACGTAAACACCATATTCAGAATGTCATTGTCACTGGCTTCGCAGCGAACGGAGCTGTTCTCCATACAGCGGTAGCCGCTGCATTCCGTGGATACAATGTTGCGGTTCCCGTTGATGGAATGTCTGCGGCCAATCTATACCCCGAACAGTACACCGCATGGCATCTCCTCAACAGTCCTGGATCCCGGGACCGAGCCGTCTTAACGAGGACTGATTTAATATCAATTCCAAGTGAGCCTCCAAGTCATGTAAAATAA
- a CDS encoding zinc-binding dehydrogenase: MKAIIHAGMNGLKGLTYEDVIDKQPGLGEVKVRLRTAGLNHRDLFLMADRTNKDVPLIMGSDGAGRIEAVGECVTNITVGTDVIINPCIGWEATHDVPTVPAIVGGPSDGTFAESIIIPAQNAVSKPAYLSWEEAGVLPLSALTAYRALFTRGSLKQGDHILIPGIGGGVATYAMLMASAAGARVSVTSRSETKRQAALAHGADHAFDSHSDWKESMRGETVDLILDSIGPATFQHYFDVIKPNGRIVTYGASSGDRMELAVRSIFYPQISIIGTSMGSSEEFIAMLEFMERHSIRPIIDSVYPLQDTLQAFQRMQQGEQSGNIGIRID, from the coding sequence ATGAAAGCAATCATACATGCTGGGATGAACGGCTTGAAGGGCTTAACATATGAAGACGTTATTGACAAACAGCCGGGCCTCGGCGAAGTAAAAGTAAGGCTGAGAACTGCTGGGTTGAATCATCGAGACTTATTTCTCATGGCGGATCGAACAAATAAGGATGTTCCCCTAATTATGGGTTCTGATGGCGCGGGTAGAATTGAAGCGGTAGGTGAGTGCGTAACAAACATTACAGTAGGTACCGATGTCATCATTAATCCGTGTATCGGATGGGAAGCTACCCATGATGTCCCGACCGTTCCAGCCATAGTGGGCGGTCCTTCAGACGGTACATTCGCCGAGTCTATCATCATCCCTGCGCAAAATGCCGTCAGCAAACCAGCTTACTTGTCATGGGAAGAAGCTGGGGTGCTGCCCTTGTCTGCCTTGACAGCTTATCGGGCTTTGTTCACAAGAGGTAGCTTAAAGCAAGGAGATCATATCCTTATTCCAGGTATTGGTGGAGGTGTGGCGACTTATGCCATGCTTATGGCTTCAGCAGCAGGTGCACGAGTCAGTGTCACATCACGTAGTGAAACAAAAAGGCAAGCTGCTCTTGCACATGGGGCAGATCATGCCTTTGACAGTCATAGCGATTGGAAGGAAAGTATGAGAGGAGAAACAGTGGATCTCATCCTAGACAGTATCGGGCCAGCGACGTTCCAGCATTACTTTGATGTCATTAAGCCGAATGGCCGTATCGTCACGTATGGAGCAAGCTCAGGAGATCGAATGGAACTAGCGGTACGGTCTATATTTTACCCCCAAATCAGTATCATCGGCACCTCTATGGGAAGCAGTGAAGAGTTTATTGCTATGCTTGAATTTATGGAACGCCACTCGATACGCCCTATTATTGATAGTGTCTATCCTTTACAAGACACTCTTCAAGCCTTTCAGCGAATGCAACAGGGGGAGCAATCTGGGAATATTGGAATAAGAATAGATTGA
- a CDS encoding S-layer homology domain-containing protein, whose protein sequence is MVDANATITVNGSAVTNGQAITTALNVGANTITVQVTGKNGTTQKSYSITVTRVNNTDNGNNNNGNNGSNSNNSSNSNNSNSGGTQGTISTDTYTPILINGKGMDVGRLTTSQRNEQTVTTITIDPSKFGEVLKLNGERSVVTIPFNSDSDVLIGELNGLLIKMMEEHNFDLEIKSEDASYRIPAQQINIDAISRQAGTSVALKDITVQVEIASSTKENVKFAQDAAQNSNVTLIVPPFDFTVRAIYGNQQVEVAEFNAYIERLIAIPDSVDPSRITTGVVINTDGTLRHVPTKLIQEEGKYFAIISSLTNSTYSLISNNVEFNDVAHHWGKQAINDMGSRLIVQGTGEGIFSPDKPITRAEFAAIVIRGLGLQPGTDATGFVDVQASDWYSDAVGTARQYQLITGFEDGSFRPMEMITREQAMIIISKAMTLTGLKNRLPVQEANVTLQSFTDGGQVSAWAQGDVAACILAGVVTGRSDATIASKADVTRAEVTIMLQQLLKKSDLIL, encoded by the coding sequence GTGGTGGATGCTAATGCAACGATCACAGTGAATGGTTCGGCCGTTACAAACGGACAAGCTATAACGACGGCGCTGAACGTTGGGGCCAACACGATCACGGTTCAAGTCACCGGAAAGAACGGCACCACTCAGAAGAGCTACAGCATCACGGTAACGCGGGTGAATAACACGGATAACGGAAACAATAATAACGGCAATAACGGTAGTAACAGTAATAACAGCAGCAATAGTAATAACAGCAACAGTGGCGGGACTCAAGGTACAATCAGCACGGATACGTATACGCCAATACTAATCAACGGCAAAGGGATGGACGTTGGAAGGTTAACAACTTCACAAAGGAATGAGCAGACTGTTACTACTATAACCATCGATCCAAGCAAGTTCGGTGAGGTACTAAAGCTTAACGGTGAACGCTCCGTTGTGACGATCCCGTTCAACAGCGATTCCGATGTTTTGATAGGTGAGTTAAATGGCCTTCTAATTAAAATGATGGAAGAACATAATTTTGATCTGGAAATCAAGTCAGAAGACGCCAGCTACAGAATTCCAGCTCAGCAAATTAATATTGATGCCATTTCACGACAAGCTGGGACGTCGGTGGCGCTCAAAGATATAACAGTTCAGGTGGAAATAGCCTCATCCACTAAGGAAAACGTCAAGTTCGCCCAAGATGCAGCCCAAAATTCGAACGTTACCCTGATCGTTCCACCGTTTGATTTTACTGTGAGAGCCATCTATGGCAATCAACAGGTAGAGGTGGCCGAGTTTAATGCTTATATCGAGCGTTTGATCGCTATACCGGATAGCGTCGATCCGAGCCGAATTACGACAGGCGTAGTTATCAATACGGATGGAACGCTTCGTCATGTGCCTACAAAGCTGATTCAGGAAGAGGGCAAATATTTTGCAATCATCAGTAGCTTAACGAATAGTACTTATTCGTTAATATCGAACAATGTGGAATTTAATGATGTCGCCCATCATTGGGGCAAGCAAGCGATTAACGACATGGGTTCGCGTTTGATCGTGCAAGGTACAGGAGAGGGGATATTCAGCCCTGACAAACCGATAACTCGAGCCGAATTCGCGGCAATTGTCATACGAGGACTAGGCTTACAGCCAGGAACTGACGCTACAGGCTTTGTGGATGTACAAGCTTCGGATTGGTATAGCGATGCAGTCGGGACTGCGAGACAGTATCAATTAATTACCGGATTTGAAGATGGCAGCTTCCGACCGATGGAGATGATCACACGCGAGCAAGCAATGATAATCATTTCTAAGGCAATGACGCTTACTGGATTAAAGAATCGGCTGCCGGTTCAGGAAGCAAACGTAACGCTTCAATCATTCACAGATGGCGGACAAGTATCCGCATGGGCGCAGGGCGATGTAGCAGCCTGTATCCTGGCGGGAGTTGTCACGGGTAGAAGCGACGCTACCATTGCTTCGAAGGCAGACGTTACTAGAGCCGAAGTAACGATCATGCTGCAACAATTGTTGAAGAAATCTGATCTGATCTTATAG
- a CDS encoding LysR family transcriptional regulator, which translates to MESGDLRIFQAVAREGSITKAAQMLNYVQSNVTNRIQYLEAQLKTPLFRRSNRGMTLTPAGENLLGYADKILILIDEAVKSTQYSDHPSGPLRIGSIETTAVIHLTPLLAEYQSQYPDVNVSLITGVTHALLQKVLDYELDGAFVYGPIDHPDIEHVAAFKEELVLISEPGKSNMDELLSKPMLFFDVGCTHREKAESFLRGTGLATYQIMEFGTLAVILDGVSTGLGVSMLPRSSIAKAEEQGIIASHRLPEEYRDLQVWFVHRHDSIYSSALTRLIQYLKLSINS; encoded by the coding sequence ATGGAAAGCGGAGATTTAAGAATATTTCAAGCTGTAGCTCGAGAGGGGAGTATAACCAAGGCTGCGCAAATGTTGAATTATGTACAGTCTAATGTGACGAACCGAATTCAGTATCTGGAGGCGCAGTTGAAAACCCCCCTTTTTCGGCGATCCAATCGAGGGATGACGCTAACTCCTGCTGGCGAGAATTTACTGGGATATGCGGATAAAATACTGATTCTGATAGACGAGGCAGTGAAATCTACACAATACTCGGACCATCCTTCAGGGCCTCTTCGGATCGGTTCCATTGAAACGACTGCGGTCATTCATCTGACGCCTCTATTGGCCGAATATCAATCACAATATCCAGATGTTAATGTATCACTCATTACAGGTGTGACACATGCTCTCTTACAAAAGGTGCTGGATTACGAGCTTGATGGGGCTTTTGTATATGGACCAATTGACCATCCTGACATAGAACATGTCGCGGCTTTTAAAGAGGAGTTGGTGCTGATATCGGAGCCGGGAAAAAGCAACATGGACGAGCTGCTTTCGAAGCCGATGTTGTTTTTCGATGTTGGATGTACGCATCGGGAAAAAGCGGAGAGTTTTCTGAGAGGAACTGGTCTGGCCACATATCAGATTATGGAATTTGGCACATTAGCAGTTATTCTAGATGGGGTTTCCACTGGTCTCGGTGTGTCTATGCTACCACGATCATCGATTGCCAAGGCGGAAGAGCAGGGCATCATCGCTTCTCACCGTTTGCCTGAAGAGTACCGAGATTTGCAGGTATGGTTTGTGCATAGACATGACTCAATTTACTCAAGTGCATTGACAAGGCTAATACAATACTTGAAGCTAAGCATTAATAGTTAA
- a CDS encoding carboxymuconolactone decarboxylase family protein has product MNYYESSNLKRLPELIRLAPSASKLFLAFENEIYQEMNTLSLKTKELIALAVAHVTGCPYCIDEHAKRLKALGGTREEAFEAVLVATSTRAGAILSHATHLLPSFDEAKPENQETPINPEHPNHPSCFC; this is encoded by the coding sequence ATGAATTACTACGAGAGCTCCAACCTTAAGAGATTACCTGAACTCATTCGTCTTGCTCCGTCAGCTTCCAAATTATTTTTAGCTTTTGAAAATGAGATCTACCAGGAAATGAACACCCTCTCCTTAAAAACGAAAGAACTGATTGCACTGGCCGTTGCTCATGTCACAGGTTGTCCCTATTGTATTGATGAACATGCAAAAAGATTAAAAGCCCTTGGAGGTACACGGGAGGAGGCCTTTGAGGCCGTACTGGTTGCAACCTCTACTCGCGCTGGAGCAATCTTAAGCCATGCAACTCATTTGTTGCCGTCATTTGACGAGGCCAAGCCGGAGAATCAGGAAACACCAATAAATCCTGAACATCCTAACCATCCCAGCTGCTTCTGCTAA
- the rnhA gene encoding ribonuclease H: MSKQKFYVVWAGRKPGIYHTWAECQEQTNQYVDAKYKSFSSKKEAEQAFHDGWQKHWGQKGTAKPVQQKQESLIKNQTENIDMDSISVDVGCSGNPGIVEYKGVDTQTGELLFYHGPIQKGTNNLGEFIAIIHGLAYLKEKGSNKTVYSDSRTALSWLKKKEINSNLVRDPSTKEIWELADRALNWLRSNTYKNKVLKWNTEAWGEIKADFGRK, translated from the coding sequence GTGTCAAAGCAAAAATTTTATGTGGTCTGGGCAGGCAGGAAACCTGGAATATATCATACGTGGGCCGAATGTCAGGAACAAACCAATCAATATGTTGATGCAAAGTATAAGTCATTTAGTTCTAAAAAAGAGGCCGAGCAAGCCTTCCATGATGGATGGCAAAAGCATTGGGGACAAAAAGGCACTGCTAAGCCCGTCCAGCAGAAACAAGAATCACTCATAAAAAATCAAACTGAAAACATAGATATGGATAGCATAAGTGTCGATGTCGGTTGCAGTGGAAATCCAGGGATCGTTGAATATAAAGGCGTAGATACACAAACAGGCGAACTCCTCTTTTATCACGGTCCCATACAAAAAGGTACCAATAATCTCGGAGAATTCATTGCGATTATTCACGGACTAGCCTATTTAAAGGAAAAGGGCAGCAACAAGACCGTCTACTCAGACTCTAGAACCGCTCTTAGCTGGCTAAAAAAGAAAGAAATCAACTCTAATCTTGTAAGAGACCCTTCTACGAAAGAGATTTGGGAGCTTGCAGACCGAGCTCTGAATTGGCTCCGTTCAAACACTTATAAAAACAAGGTATTGAAATGGAATACCGAAGCCTGGGGCGAGATCAAAGCAGATTTCGGCCGAAAGTGA
- a CDS encoding Crp/Fnr family transcriptional regulator → MLPSDIQRISLILPFLSSIPEKDWSQAEIRTVTSNTPHSIREGHLLQHAMFILKGSVRIYKVSEQGREVTLYRVQDGQSCVLMMASILGEVTYEASASIEVETEVLLVPVQLFKRWIDTYEPPKQFVFKQIIQRITSVMDLLENVAFRSISYRIADFLINQSTAHDAIIKITHEQLAIELGTAREVISRALKDFANKNILVSRRGYLQIVDRGRLLQILSDEAM, encoded by the coding sequence ATGCTACCTTCCGACATCCAACGGATTTCCCTTATCCTTCCGTTCTTATCCTCCATCCCTGAAAAAGATTGGTCACAAGCCGAAATAAGAACTGTAACTTCCAATACTCCCCACTCTATACGCGAGGGGCATTTGCTGCAGCATGCCATGTTCATTCTGAAAGGTTCGGTGCGAATATACAAGGTCAGCGAACAGGGGCGAGAAGTAACCCTATACCGTGTGCAAGACGGACAGAGCTGTGTTCTTATGATGGCCAGCATTTTAGGCGAGGTCACCTATGAAGCTTCTGCATCCATCGAGGTCGAAACCGAGGTCCTTCTAGTTCCAGTGCAACTATTTAAGAGATGGATCGATACATACGAGCCGCCGAAACAGTTTGTCTTCAAGCAAATTATTCAAAGAATAACTAGTGTTATGGATCTATTAGAGAATGTTGCGTTTAGGTCCATATCCTATCGAATCGCAGATTTTCTGATAAATCAATCTACTGCACATGATGCGATCATAAAAATAACTCACGAACAATTAGCCATCGAATTAGGAACCGCTCGAGAGGTAATCAGCCGTGCCCTGAAAGATTTCGCCAACAAAAATATCCTCGTCTCACGAAGAGGCTATCTACAAATTGTAGATCGAGGCCGCCTGCTTCAAATCCTGAGCGACGAAGCAATGTGA
- a CDS encoding uracil-DNA glycosylase, producing MAILKNDWASELEQEFSEPYYLNLRHFLKDEYQSKTIFPDKYDIFNALHYTSLADTRVVILGQDPYHGPGQAHGLSFSVKEGVSTPPSLQNMFKELRDDLGCYIPNNGHLVKWAQQGVLLLNTVLTVRAHEANSHKSQGWESFTDRVIETVNRKEEPVVFLLWGSHAQKKAELITNPRHKIFRSPHPSPLSAHRGFFGSKPFSRTNEFLREMGLPEIDWQIPNL from the coding sequence ATGGCTATATTGAAGAATGACTGGGCGTCTGAACTGGAGCAGGAATTTTCTGAGCCATACTATTTAAACCTACGGCATTTTCTGAAGGACGAGTATCAGTCAAAAACTATTTTTCCGGATAAATACGATATTTTTAATGCTTTGCACTATACATCGCTGGCTGATACGAGGGTGGTCATCTTAGGGCAGGATCCGTATCATGGACCGGGACAGGCTCACGGCCTAAGCTTCTCTGTGAAAGAGGGTGTAAGCACACCTCCATCCTTGCAAAATATGTTCAAAGAGCTTCGCGATGATCTGGGCTGCTATATCCCTAACAACGGTCATCTGGTGAAGTGGGCGCAGCAAGGAGTACTGCTACTAAACACGGTGCTTACGGTAAGGGCGCATGAGGCGAATTCTCATAAAAGCCAGGGTTGGGAGAGCTTTACGGATAGAGTTATTGAGACAGTTAACCGGAAAGAAGAGCCTGTCGTGTTCCTATTATGGGGAAGTCATGCTCAGAAGAAGGCGGAGCTTATTACAAACCCACGGCATAAGATTTTTCGTTCGCCGCATCCGAGTCCGCTGTCTGCCCATCGGGGATTTTTTGGCAGCAAGCCGTTTTCTCGTACTAATGAATTTCTACGCGAGATGGGGCTTCCAGAAATTGATTGGCAAATACCGAACTTGTAA
- a CDS encoding cadherin-like beta sandwich domain-containing protein — MTTGIIPVKFGVGIGDMSAVAAAVSITGQDGIGYSGPIAANEVVGTTFTGYQDWPSGFTRGFSAFAGGVYDGTNIWMIPYNADRLIKVNPSTGEMTGYSNWPADLTRGSDAFAGGVYDGTNIWLIPFSANQVVKVNATTGAMTGYSGWPNGLRGSDQFIGGAFDGTNIWLTPYSGSRLIKVDTMTGAMTSYNSWPSGTTLGSYPFYGSIFDGTSLWLIPSGANRLIKVDPATGDMTGFNNWPSGFTKGSDAFWGGVFDGTNIWLIPNNATHVVKVNTATGVMTGYNEWPSRFTKGSGAFAGGVYDGTNIWLVPLSASILVKINAATGEMTGFNNWPSGFTKGSNAFLGGVYDGENVWMIPFYADRLMKFGDSSDLSGLTLSAGILSPTFSAGTTDYTASVGNEVTNIDVTPSLADAAATVTVNGMLATDGQPQSLALNVGDNTVTITITTSNGHTKTYTVTVTRAAAASADLSSLMLSSGMLSPTFSAGTTDYTASVSHEVTSVDVTPTAADTGATITVNGAAVASGQSQATALNVGDNAITVQVTAKDGITNKNYDVTVTRATYGSADLSGLGLSAGTLSPAFSAATTNYGKRRE, encoded by the coding sequence TTGACTACGGGCATAATTCCGGTGAAGTTCGGCGTAGGCATTGGTGACATGTCTGCCGTTGCAGCGGCTGTAAGTATCACCGGTCAGGATGGGATAGGATATAGCGGCCCCATAGCAGCGAATGAAGTGGTGGGGACCACTTTTACAGGGTATCAGGATTGGCCAAGCGGATTTACAAGGGGATTCTCTGCCTTTGCCGGAGGTGTCTATGACGGCACGAATATATGGATGATCCCTTACAATGCCGACCGATTGATCAAGGTCAATCCATCCACTGGGGAAATGACGGGATATAGCAATTGGCCCGCCGACCTCACGAGGGGGAGCGATGCCTTTGCTGGAGGCGTTTATGACGGAACTAACATATGGCTCATTCCATTTAGTGCAAATCAGGTCGTTAAAGTTAACGCGACTACCGGTGCTATGACAGGGTATAGTGGTTGGCCAAATGGATTGAGAGGCAGCGATCAATTTATAGGGGGCGCTTTTGATGGTACCAACATATGGCTCACCCCCTATTCCGGCAGTCGTTTGATCAAGGTGGATACAATGACTGGAGCCATGACCAGTTATAATAGTTGGCCAAGCGGTACAACCCTTGGCAGTTATCCATTCTATGGTTCTATTTTCGATGGCACTAGTCTTTGGCTGATTCCGAGTGGAGCCAATCGACTAATCAAAGTTGACCCGGCAACCGGGGACATGACTGGATTCAACAATTGGCCGAGCGGGTTCACCAAAGGTTCGGATGCCTTCTGGGGAGGCGTCTTTGATGGAACGAATATTTGGCTGATCCCGAATAATGCCACTCATGTGGTTAAGGTCAATACGGCAACCGGAGTCATGACTGGATACAACGAATGGCCTAGCAGATTTACAAAAGGGAGCGGCGCCTTTGCAGGCGGCGTGTATGATGGTACGAATATATGGTTGGTGCCGTTGTCGGCTAGTATTTTGGTTAAGATCAATGCCGCGACTGGAGAAATGACTGGATTCAACAATTGGCCAAGCGGCTTTACGAAAGGCAGCAATGCGTTTCTGGGCGGCGTGTATGATGGTGAAAATGTTTGGATGATTCCGTTTTATGCCGACCGTCTGATGAAATTCGGGGATAGCTCGGATTTGAGTGGACTGACGCTCAGTGCCGGTATATTGTCGCCGACATTCAGTGCGGGGACAACGGACTATACGGCAAGTGTAGGTAATGAAGTGACAAACATAGATGTTACGCCCTCGCTAGCGGATGCGGCTGCAACGGTGACGGTGAACGGTATGTTGGCCACAGATGGTCAGCCACAATCGTTAGCACTGAACGTTGGGGACAACACGGTAACGATTACGATTACAACAAGTAACGGTCATACGAAAACTTACACTGTCACGGTGACGCGGGCAGCGGCGGCAAGCGCCGATTTGAGCAGCCTCATGCTAAGTAGCGGTATGTTGTCGCCGACATTCAGCGCGGGGACAACGGACTATACGGCAAGCGTCAGCCATGAAGTAACGAGCGTCGACGTCACGCCGACGGCGGCGGACACCGGCGCCACGATCACAGTGAACGGAGCGGCTGTCGCGAGTGGTCAATCGCAAGCAACGGCGCTGAACGTTGGAGACAACGCGATCACGGTTCAAGTCACCGCGAAGGATGGCATTACGAATAAAAACTACGATGTCACGGTAACGCGAGCGACATACGGTAGTGCCGATTTAAGCGGACTGGGGCTGAGCGCAGGCACATTGTCGCCCGCATTCAGTGCAGCGACAACGAACTATGGCAAGCGTAGGGAATGA